Proteins co-encoded in one Streptomyces roseochromogenus subsp. oscitans DS 12.976 genomic window:
- a CDS encoding TetR/AcrR family transcriptional regulator: MKQERAIRTRERILDAAAQEFAAQGYGRTTMQTVAERIRLTKGALYGHFTSKEQLAAELVRQAGQSWRQVTDASRRPGIPAASALRRLLAGLARRHHEEPRFQAVFRILAEQPDGPFAQPGFAQELLGGLTEEFRHAQQAGVVPRWTSAEGLARLSVGAMLLASHAGVGGPDAAGAVRDDVELLWDMVEALCRDREPPAA, encoded by the coding sequence GTGAAACAGGAACGGGCCATCAGAACGCGCGAGCGGATCCTCGACGCGGCGGCCCAGGAATTCGCCGCGCAGGGCTACGGCCGCACCACCATGCAGACCGTGGCCGAACGCATCCGGCTGACGAAGGGCGCCCTCTACGGCCACTTCACCAGCAAGGAGCAACTCGCGGCCGAACTCGTGCGCCAGGCAGGGCAGTCCTGGCGCCAGGTGACAGACGCGTCGCGCAGGCCGGGGATCCCGGCCGCGTCCGCGCTGCGCCGGCTGCTCGCCGGGCTGGCCCGCCGGCACCACGAGGAACCGCGGTTCCAGGCGGTTTTCCGGATCCTCGCCGAGCAGCCCGACGGCCCCTTCGCACAGCCCGGCTTCGCACAGGAACTCCTCGGCGGACTCACCGAGGAGTTCCGGCACGCCCAGCAGGCCGGTGTCGTCCCCAGGTGGACCTCGGCCGAGGGGCTCGCCCGGCTCTCGGTCGGGGCGATGCTGCTCGCCAGCCACGCGGGGGTCGGCGGCCCGGACGCCGCCGGCGCCGTACGGGACGACGTCGAACTGCTCTGGGACATGGTCGAGGCACTGTGCCGCGATCGCGAGCCGCCTGCGGCCTGA
- a CDS encoding methylglyoxal synthase — MAHEDWLPRITSIFRMYDLDGDGQLGREDLIAYAGRVAENLTEPGDTKRRAALYDAYAELWTQLSAVSDTDRGGRISEQEFVAATARGAFDGDPHFRDSTLRALDALADALDRDGDGTIDPAEYERIFGATGLDTTTSALGFAAVDTDGDGRITRAELRAAAVHLYPLADPAWLTTDAAPTSGPRGIALVAHDTRKADLLGWTERRAKELEQHRLFGTGTTGTLITRRLGLPVTALRSGPLGGDQQIGALVTRGEIDLLVFFFDPLSSHPHGDDVRALIRLAVLANIPVALNAASADAMILALTPHIPAQVGAAALT, encoded by the coding sequence ATGGCGCATGAGGACTGGCTGCCCCGGATCACATCGATCTTCCGCATGTACGACTTGGACGGCGACGGTCAACTGGGCCGCGAGGACCTGATCGCCTACGCCGGCCGAGTCGCCGAGAATCTCACCGAGCCGGGCGACACCAAGCGGCGAGCGGCGCTCTACGACGCCTACGCTGAGCTGTGGACCCAACTGTCCGCCGTCTCCGACACCGACCGCGGCGGACGGATCAGCGAGCAGGAGTTCGTCGCTGCCACCGCGCGCGGGGCGTTCGACGGCGACCCCCACTTCCGTGACTCGACGCTGCGTGCCCTCGACGCGCTCGCCGACGCCCTGGACCGGGATGGTGACGGCACCATCGATCCGGCCGAGTACGAGCGGATCTTCGGTGCCACTGGGCTCGACACGACCACCTCCGCGCTCGGGTTCGCGGCTGTCGACACCGACGGCGACGGCCGCATCACCCGTGCCGAGCTGCGAGCAGCCGCCGTCCACCTGTACCCACTGGCCGACCCCGCCTGGCTGACCACCGACGCGGCTCCCACCTCGGGCCCCCGCGGTATCGCGCTGGTCGCACACGACACCCGTAAGGCCGACTTGCTGGGCTGGACCGAGCGCCGCGCCAAGGAGCTGGAGCAGCACCGCCTCTTCGGCACCGGCACCACGGGAACCCTCATCACCCGTCGCCTCGGCTTGCCCGTAACCGCCCTGCGCAGCGGCCCCCTCGGCGGCGACCAGCAGATCGGCGCCCTGGTCACCCGCGGCGAGATCGACCTCCTCGTCTTCTTCTTCGACCCACTCTCCTCCCACCCTCATGGGGACGACGTCCGCGCGCTCATCCGTCTTGCCGTCCTGGCCAACATCCCCGTCGCCCTCAACGCCGCCAGCGCCGACGCCATGATCCTCGCCCTCACGCCCCACATCCCCGCACAGGTCGGCGCGGCCGCCCTCACGTAG
- a CDS encoding DUF397 domain-containing protein: MPPPLRGQQLPPVAAGVPGIVAFRDSGDPDIIVTMTAESWALFTDAVKAGAYDITA; this comes from the coding sequence GTGCCGCCCCCGCTCCGGGGTCAACAACTGCCGCCGGTGGCCGCCGGTGTTCCCGGCATCGTCGCCTTTCGCGACAGCGGCGACCCGGACATCATCGTTACGATGACGGCGGAGTCCTGGGCGCTGTTCACCGACGCCGTGAAGGCCGGGGCGTACGACATCACGGCATGA
- a CDS encoding class I SAM-dependent methyltransferase has protein sequence MTTDVSYKDLQYGWEAAYQQQSEGPLWQDDPIPVIPQAIKALTAREARTVVDLGCGDGRNLAALVDAGFTALGVDIAPTGLQHARRIIRQRSFLLRADATELPLIDASVDAVTCFDVFGQIQDPSALIAEARRLLAEGGIFVTNAFTPQDDTYGEGEEIAPNTFAYKDTLFRYYSEEEIRALFDGWEIIALERVSWDDPPHGDFRPYAHTHDNWIVYATPVD, from the coding sequence ATGACCACGGACGTCTCGTACAAGGATCTCCAGTACGGCTGGGAGGCCGCGTACCAGCAGCAGTCCGAAGGGCCGCTCTGGCAGGACGACCCGATCCCCGTGATCCCGCAGGCCATCAAGGCGCTCACCGCGCGTGAGGCGCGTACGGTCGTCGACCTCGGCTGCGGTGACGGCCGTAACCTCGCGGCGCTGGTGGACGCCGGCTTCACCGCGCTCGGTGTGGACATCGCGCCGACCGGTCTGCAGCACGCCCGCCGGATCATCCGGCAGCGCTCCTTCCTGCTCCGCGCGGACGCCACCGAACTCCCGCTCATCGACGCCTCGGTGGACGCGGTCACCTGCTTCGACGTCTTCGGCCAGATCCAGGACCCGAGCGCCCTGATCGCCGAGGCGCGCCGGCTCCTGGCCGAGGGCGGCATCTTCGTCACCAACGCCTTCACCCCGCAGGACGACACCTACGGCGAGGGCGAGGAGATCGCGCCGAACACCTTCGCCTACAAGGACACCCTCTTCCGCTACTACAGCGAGGAGGAGATCCGGGCCCTGTTCGACGGGTGGGAGATCATCGCGCTGGAGCGCGTGTCCTGGGACGACCCGCCGCACGGCGACTTCCGTCCCTACGCGCACACCCACGACAACTGGATCGTCTACGCGACCCCGGTGGACTGA
- a CDS encoding pyridoxal-phosphate dependent enzyme — protein sequence MTTVEGPAGSALQERLRHFRALLGPTPVTPVTLNIGGRPRTVHLKLEGHNLAGSVKARTAYGLVRGLLESGRLRPGDRLLESTSGNLGIALAMLARYLQIGFTAVVDPLVAPESLRRLSELGAEVVTVTERDASGGYLLSRLDRVAELLKENPRYVWTNQYGSPDNPAVHRELTGPELLGQLPESPDAVFAAISTGGTFAGVSRYFREHSPTTEMVAVDIEGSVAFRGRPGRRHLSGIGASRPSAFLDDSLVDHLQVADIRSAAHYCRLVLREAGLHIGASAGAVLAGCARYLETHPEAELVVCLCADGGEKYAGTVYNDHWLRSIGVAPPGGDAAGSALSGSAILSGVG from the coding sequence ATGACCACGGTCGAAGGCCCGGCCGGGTCGGCGTTGCAGGAGCGTCTGCGTCACTTCCGGGCGCTCCTCGGCCCCACCCCGGTCACGCCCGTCACCCTGAACATCGGCGGTCGCCCGCGAACCGTCCACCTCAAGCTGGAAGGGCACAACCTCGCCGGCTCGGTGAAGGCGCGCACGGCCTACGGTCTGGTGCGCGGTCTGCTGGAGTCGGGACGGCTGCGGCCCGGCGACCGGCTCCTGGAGTCCACCTCCGGGAACCTCGGCATCGCGCTCGCGATGCTGGCGCGCTATCTGCAGATCGGTTTCACCGCCGTGGTGGACCCGCTGGTGGCGCCGGAGAGTCTGCGGCGGCTGTCGGAACTGGGCGCCGAGGTGGTCACGGTCACCGAGCGGGACGCCTCCGGCGGATACCTCCTCTCCCGGCTGGACCGGGTGGCGGAACTCCTGAAGGAGAACCCCCGCTACGTCTGGACCAACCAGTACGGCAGCCCCGACAACCCCGCCGTACACCGGGAGTTGACCGGCCCGGAGCTGCTCGGGCAGCTGCCGGAGTCCCCGGACGCGGTCTTCGCCGCGATCTCCACCGGGGGGACGTTCGCCGGCGTCAGCCGGTACTTCCGGGAGCACAGCCCGACCACCGAGATGGTCGCGGTGGACATCGAGGGCTCGGTCGCCTTCCGCGGCCGGCCCGGTCGGCGGCACCTCTCCGGCATCGGAGCGAGCCGGCCCTCGGCGTTCCTCGACGACTCCCTCGTCGACCACCTCCAGGTCGCCGACATCCGGAGCGCGGCGCACTACTGCCGGCTGGTGCTGCGCGAGGCCGGACTGCACATCGGCGCCTCGGCGGGCGCGGTCCTCGCGGGCTGTGCGCGGTACCTGGAGACCCATCCCGAGGCCGAACTCGTGGTCTGCCTCTGCGCGGACGGCGGGGAGAAGTACGCCGGCACCGTCTACAACGACCACTGGCTGCGCTCGATCGGGGTGGCACCGCCCGGCGGCGACGCGGCCGGCTCCGCTCTCTCCGGGAGCGCTATCCTCTCTGGAGTCGGATGA
- a CDS encoding DUF2000 domain-containing protein yields the protein MSRLIIESSDVAADWKFAVVLKAKLPAGVAINAATHTALGLAAKAAAEHPELAAKMSFLNFLDADGGTHAPISGLSLVVLEGRAAGLRRFRAEASAAGLLVNDFVSAMTGDTYAEQLERVAALPEAELEYYAVAAFGRRDELDPLTKKFSLWK from the coding sequence GTGTCCCGCCTGATCATCGAGTCGTCCGACGTCGCCGCGGACTGGAAGTTCGCCGTGGTCCTCAAGGCCAAGTTGCCCGCCGGGGTGGCGATCAACGCCGCCACGCACACCGCTCTCGGACTGGCCGCCAAGGCCGCGGCCGAGCACCCCGAACTGGCCGCCAAGATGTCCTTCCTGAACTTCCTGGACGCCGACGGCGGTACCCACGCGCCGATCTCCGGGCTCTCCCTGGTCGTCCTGGAGGGCCGCGCGGCCGGACTGCGCCGGTTCCGCGCCGAGGCGAGCGCCGCCGGGCTGCTGGTCAACGACTTCGTCTCGGCGATGACTGGGGACACCTATGCCGAACAGCTGGAGCGGGTCGCCGCCCTGCCCGAGGCGGAGCTGGAGTACTACGCCGTGGCCGCGTTCGGCCGGCGCGACGAACTCGATCCGCTCACCAAGAAGTTCTCCCTGTGGAAGTAG